The following coding sequences are from one Salvia hispanica cultivar TCC Black 2014 chromosome 3, UniMelb_Shisp_WGS_1.0, whole genome shotgun sequence window:
- the LOC125211145 gene encoding nucleoside diphosphate kinase 2, chloroplastic-like translates to MDSAVAVFGGATLTPSISSSLATNVRFSHLSLRRPSRRTSHLSAFRSTSHLFTHSSSLNCSAKPYIFLPHLVASLEVEETYIMIKPDGVQRGLVGEIISRFEKKGFKLTGLKLFECPKELAEEHYKDLKERSFFPKLISYITSGPVVCMAWEGVGVVESARKLIGATNPLNAMPGTIRGDLAVQTGRNVVHGSDSPENGIRELALWFKEGELCKWTPTIDPWLNEIND, encoded by the exons ATGGATTCTGCTGTAGCTGTGTTTGGTGGAGCAACGCTcactccctccatttcttcCTCACTCGCCACCAATGTTCGCTTCTCCCACCTATCTCTCCGCCGCCCTAGCCGCCGCACTTCCCATCTCTCCGCCTTCCGCTCCACCTCTCATCTCTTCACACACTCCTCGTCTCTCAACTGCTCCGCAAAACCCTACATCTTCCTCCCCCACTTAGTTGCTTCTCTG GAAGTGGAAGAGACTTATATTATGATTAAGCCAGATGGTGTTCAACGTGGACTG GTTGGAGAGATAATTTCCAGATTTGAGAAGAAGGGGTTTAAATTGACTGGATTGAAACTATTTGAATGCCCCAAAGAGCTTGCAGAG GAGCATTATAAGGATCTGAAGGAAAGATCCTTTTTCCCTAAACTTATCAGCTACATTACATCTGGTCCTGTTGTGTGTATG GCATGGGAGGGTGTGGGTGTCGTTGAGTCTGCGCGTAAGTTAATTGGAGCAACGAATCCTCTAAATGCTATGCCAGGCACCATTAGAGGGGATCTTGCTGTTCAAACTGGAAG GAATGTGGTCCATGGAAGTGATAGTCCTGAGAATGGCATACGTGAACTAG CTTTGTGGTTCAAAGAAGGAGAACTATGCAAATGGACACCAACGATAGACCCTTGGTTGAATGAAATCAATGACTAG
- the LOC125216410 gene encoding uncharacterized protein LOC125216410, whose amino-acid sequence MVSRVDEAMKEKGRESYQQQLQKQIVQCNKAKITKFKRSSSNLEEDGLSAAIFLLACIACTPSH is encoded by the coding sequence atggtgTCAAGGGTGGATGAAGCCATGAAGGAGAAAGGAAGGGAAAGTTATCAGCAACAGCTGCAAAAGCAAATAGTTCAATGCAACAAAGCCAAAATCACTAAATTCAAGAGAAGTAGCTCCAATCTTGAAGAAGATGGTCTCTCCGCAGCTATCTTCTTGCTTGCTTGCATTGCCTGCACTCCCtcacattaa
- the LOC125211693 gene encoding uncharacterized protein slr0889, translating into MLPLDFNEFREKVSTQFRPWHRSFQFWVRAVDIYTGYKVFQVRVNFERDAAKREVMWENQHQLAADKIYNMCADLGGFFLKVAQIIGKPDLAPAAWVKRLVTLCDQAPPTPYNVVKVVLEKELGRSIDELFDRFDIEPLGSASIAQVHRARLKGDKTDVVVKVQHPGVQDLMMTDIRNLQAFALYMQKTDIRFDLYSVTKEMETQIGYEFNFLREADAMEKIRHFLYENNKKSPVSVPRLIGNMNTRRVLVMEYIDGIPILRLGDEIAKRGINPEGKVAAAAKQNILKSLTLAYGQMILKSGFFHADPHPGNILICRGSQVALLDYGQVKDLPNQLRLGYASLVLALADNDPIRASESYRELGIDTLSNCEDEQTELFRLAQTMFDTKLPPGVTMLQPFAEESSIKKIGVEAFPEELFSVLRTVHLLRGLSVGLGINYSCAEQWRPIAEEALYRAGRLAEKDLKTTSIRKRGFFRGLCGR; encoded by the exons ATGCTTCCTCTTGATTTTAACGAATTTCGCGAAAAGGTTTCCACTCAGTTCAGGCCGTGGCACCGCTCATTCCAATTCTGGGTTCGAGCTGTTGATATCTACACTGGTTACAAG GTGTTTCAAGTGCGAGTAAATTTTGAGAGAGATGCGGCGAAGAGGGAGGTAATGTGGGAGAATCAGCACCAGCTTGCTGCTGATAAGATATACAATATGTGTGCTGATCTCGGCGGTTTTTTTCTTAAG GTGGCTCAAATTATTGGGAAGCCAGACTTGGCTCCTGCGGCCTGGGTGAAAAGGCTAGTCACACTGTGTGATCAGGCCCCACCTACTCCGTACAATGTGGTCAAGGTTGTGTTGGAGAAGGAATTGGGTCGAAGTATTGATGAACTGTTTGATAGATTTGATATCGAACCTCTTGGTTCTGCATCAATTGCACAG GTCCACAGAGCAAGACTAAAAGGTGATAAAACTGATGTCGTTGTAAAG GTTCAGCATCCTGGTGTGCAGGATCTGATGATGACTGATATTCGCAATCTGCAAGCTTTCGCCTTATACATGCAAAAGACAGATATAAGATTTGATCTGTACTCTGTAACTAAAGAAATGGAAACACAG ATTGGATATGAGTTCAATTTTCTGAGGGAAGCAGATGCGATGGAGAAAATTCGCCATTTCCtttatgaaaataacaaaaagtcCCCAGTTTCAGTTCCTCGATTGATTGGGAATATGAACACAAG GAGGGTTCTGGTAATGGAATATATTGATGGAATTCCGATTCTGAGGCTTGGAGATGAGATAGCAAAAAGAGGCATAAATCCTGAGGGTAAGGTAGCGGCAGCAGCAAAGCA GAACATCCTAAAAAGTTTGACTCTGGCTTATGGACAAATGATATTGAAGAGTGGGTTCTTTCACGCCGATCCTCATCCTgggaatattttaatttgtagagGTTCTCAG GTGGCGTTGCTTGATTATGGGCAAGTGAAGGATCTTCCTAATCAATTAAGATTAGGATATGCTAGTCTGGTGCTTGCTCTTGCAGATAACGATCCAATCAGGGCATCAGAAAGCTACAG GGAGCTTGGCATAGACACCTTAAGCAACTGTGAGGATGAGCAGACGGAGTTGTTTAGATTGGCTCAAACTATGTTTGATACAAAGCTACCTCCTGGTGTAACTATGTTGCAACCATTTGCAGAAGAATCttcgattaaaaaaattggcgTTGAG GCTTTCCCAGAAGAACTGTTCTCTGTTCTTCGCACGGTGCATTTGTTGAGGGGGCTGAGTGTTGGGCTTGGAATCAACTACTCGTGCGCTGAGCAGTGGAGACCCATCGCTGAAGAAGCTCTGTATCGTGCTGGGCGACTAGCAG AGAAGGACCTCAAAACAACTTCGATTCGAAAACGTGGTTTTTTCAGAGGATTGTGTGGGAGATAG